CCAGCCCGATGCGAGCGGAATTCCGGACAGGATCGGCGAGTTCCCTATCAACGACCCCGATGGCTATTTTCACGGTTTTGCAGCCTCCGGGTACGGGATCATGTACAACACCCGCTACCTGAGGGCGATGAAACTGCCAGCGCCGCGAGAATGGCACGACCTGACCCAGCCCGTCTATTACGGGCATGTAGGCATGTCGTCCCCGTCACGCAGCGGCACGACCCACCTGACCGTCGAGGTCATCCTGCAGGGCGAAGGCTGGGACGAGGGCTGGGGTCTGATCAAGGAAATGGCCGGGAACTTCAAGACCATCACCGAGCGCAGCTTCGGTGTGCCGGACGGTGTCAACAGCGGCGAGTTCGGCATCGGTATCGTTATCGATTATTTCGCCTACACCTCGAAGGCCTCGGGCTTTCCCGTGGAATTCGTCTATCCGCAAGAGACGGCTCTGGTTCCGGCCAATGTGGGGGTGGTAAAGAACGCACCGCATCCCGAGGCCGCCGGTGCCTTCATCGATTTCCTGCTGTCGGACCAGGGTCAAGAGATCCTCTTCGACCCGAGCATCCAGCGCCTGCCGGTCAAGCCCGCGGTCTACGTCAAGGCGCCGCCGGGCCTGCCTGACCCGTTCAGGGAGGGCGCCATCGCGGCGAAGGTCCGTTTCGATGCGGGCCTGTCAAAGGCCCGATATCCGGTGATCAACGCCCTGTTCGACCAGATGATCACGTTTCGCGCCAACGACCTGCGTCGCGTGGTCAAGTCAATCCACGACGCTGAGCAGGCCCTGGCCGTTCGGCCCGACGCCGAGGCGCAGGCGCTCGTGACCGAGGCCCGCTCGCTGCTGGCAGCCACACCGGTCTCGGAGGCCGAGGCCGGCGATCCTGACTATGTGGCGATATTCGAGGCCGGGCGTCGGAAATCCTCGGATAGCGCCCAGCAACGCCAGGCGGAGATCGAGCGGCAATGGGACCGGTTCGTACGCGGAAACTACGAGGAGGCAAGGAAGCTGGCCGATAAGGCATTGTCGATGGCGCGGAAGAACTGACCCCGGTGACCGCCTCTATGGCGGAATCAGGCCCACCGTTTCTGCACAGCCTGTGAGGGATCTCATTCACCGCCATCGCGGGCCCATCTCCGCTGCTTTGCTGGTGGCGGCATTCCTGGCGTTGTTCCTCGTGGTTCCCGTCCTGAAGGTGGTAGCCGTCGCCTTTCAGGATCCTCACACCGGGGCCCTGACCCTGGTCAACTTCCAGGATTTCTTCGGTTCTGCGCTGTTTCGCGAGTCGTTCTGGAACTCCCTGTACGTGGCCGGCATGTCCGTGGTACTCGCCTCGATCCTCGCCCTGCCCCTGGCCTATTTCACCTCCCGGTTCGAATTCAAGGGCGCGATACTGATTCAGACCCTGGGGGTGCTACCGCTCATCATGCCTCCGTTCGTCAGTGCCGTGGCGATGCGGATGCTGTTCGGTTCGAACGGGAGCGTCAACCTGCTCCTGGATGCGCACCTGGGGTTCACCATCCCCTTCATGAAAGGACTCAACGGTGTCATTCTGATCGAGGGGATCCACTACTTTCCCTTCATACTGACCAATCTGTCCGCAAGCCTGGCGAATATCGACCGCTCGCTTGAGGAATCCGCCCAGAACCTGGGGGCGAGCGGTCTTCGCCTGTTCCGCCGCGTTGTCATCGCACTGGCGATGCCGGGCTTCGTCGCGGGCGCCGCACTGGTATTTCTCAAGTCGTTCGACGATCTCGGCACGCCGCTATTGCTGAACGTCAACAACATGCTCGCGCCGCAGGCCTATCTCCGGATCACCTCCATCGGTATCAATGATCCCATGGGGTACGTCATTGCCGTCATGCTGGTGTTGTTCTCCATCTTCTCGCTCTGGGTGTCCTTCCTGGCCATCAGGGGACGGGACTACAGCTCGGTGCAGAAAGGCGGTGGCGGCCTGTCACAGCGTACCCTGGGGCCCGGGGGACGGATCGGCGCCTATATCGTGATCGGACTGGTCATGAGCGTCGTGCTCGCCCCGCACGTCGGACTGCTGCTGCTATCCTTCGGGTCGGTCTGGTCTTTTGCGGTGCTGCCGGACGGATTCA
Above is a window of Gammaproteobacteria bacterium DNA encoding:
- a CDS encoding extracellular solute-binding protein, yielding MKSPARLRQFMTILLALLAPLGSAGTSHAIENKLVIVTSFPKDLTTPFKAAFESTHPGTTVEVLNKNTSAGVVYLRETAGNNTSDLFWVSAPDAFDVLKDGGLLQKFQPDASGIPDRIGEFPINDPDGYFHGFAASGYGIMYNTRYLRAMKLPAPREWHDLTQPVYYGHVGMSSPSRSGTTHLTVEVILQGEGWDEGWGLIKEMAGNFKTITERSFGVPDGVNSGEFGIGIVIDYFAYTSKASGFPVEFVYPQETALVPANVGVVKNAPHPEAAGAFIDFLLSDQGQEILFDPSIQRLPVKPAVYVKAPPGLPDPFREGAIAAKVRFDAGLSKARYPVINALFDQMITFRANDLRRVVKSIHDAEQALAVRPDAEAQALVTEARSLLAATPVSEAEAGDPDYVAIFEAGRRKSSDSAQQRQAEIERQWDRFVRGNYEEARKLADKALSMARKN
- a CDS encoding iron ABC transporter permease — translated: MRDLIHRHRGPISAALLVAAFLALFLVVPVLKVVAVAFQDPHTGALTLVNFQDFFGSALFRESFWNSLYVAGMSVVLASILALPLAYFTSRFEFKGAILIQTLGVLPLIMPPFVSAVAMRMLFGSNGSVNLLLDAHLGFTIPFMKGLNGVILIEGIHYFPFILTNLSASLANIDRSLEESAQNLGASGLRLFRRVVIALAMPGFVAGAALVFLKSFDDLGTPLLLNVNNMLAPQAYLRITSIGINDPMGYVIAVMLVLFSIFSLWVSFLAIRGRDYSSVQKGGGGLSQRTLGPGGRIGAYIVIGLVMSVVLAPHVGLLLLSFGSVWSFAVLPDGFTLDHYARVFESSSGYITNTMLYAGLAAAIDVVLGTAIAYLVWRTRLPARSWLDYTATAAVAVPGVVLGIGYLRTFHGWTVPFGDQSLASWWVILVIALSIRRLPYALRACVAALQQVSVTLEEAAENLGATKRRTIGRVVIPLMAGGILAGFVTSFATASVELSTTLMLVSRQSDAPLSYGIYVFMQSAAGRGPGAALGTLAVLIVGLGTYVAHRMIAHGHHKNTARPNRAFVQPRRTTR